From the genome of Triticum aestivum cultivar Chinese Spring chromosome 3B, IWGSC CS RefSeq v2.1, whole genome shotgun sequence, one region includes:
- the LOC123069622 gene encoding uncharacterized protein: MFAMTSMGAKVIESINDGRAPYVFKISGQVCHRIGSLMRPENHRPEYAQLYIYDTEHEVRNHINITASSRPSSSRSSSIRPSFNANHDIVQSLISMLNTHNPIVKLFRTARERLTADAPDQFFIRLYGKPDTHGDIYSAPVASEVVGLVVGDIGSTDVGRDIIIDNRSSGLQQINEKHCKFMAMQYPLLFGEDGYHDDLMYRTSPQSQAISRQKVTMLEYYAYRLDDRPGDFNTPLRGKRLTQAYEVDGYCCVEEFCMAFYHKPGFQNKYRSSPYNDLANSVSRGNTSGSLVGQRIILASSFTRGPRYMYQNYQDSIAICRKYGCPDLFVTFTSNAAWPEIVEALSSIPG; the protein is encoded by the coding sequence ATGTTTGCGATGACTTCAATGGGTGCTAAAGTTATTGAATCCATAAATGATGGCCGAGCACCCTATGTTTTCAAGATTAGTGGTCAAGTCTGCCATCGTATCGGTTCTCTAATGCGACCTGAGAATCATCGACCAGAATATGCACAATTGTACATCTATGATACAGAGCATGAGGTTAGAAACCACATAAATATTACTGCATCTTCTCGCCCTTCATCATCTCGGTCTTCGTCTATCCGCCCTTCTTTCAATGCTAATCACGATATTGTCCAGTCCCTTATATCAATGCTTAACACCCATAATCCCATAGTGAAACTATTTAGAACAGCACGGGAAAGATTGACTGCAGATGCTCCTGATCAGTTCTTTATCAGATTATATGGCAAACCTGACACACATGGAGACATCTATAGTGCTCCAGTCGCATCTGAGGTTGTAGGGCTGGTTGTTGGTGATATTGGGTCAACTGATGTTGGGCGGGACATTATAATAGATAACCGTTCATCAGGATTACAACAAATCAATGAAAAACATTGCAAGTTTATGGCTATGCAGTATCCTCTATTATTTGGAGAGGATGGTTACCATGATGACCTCATGTACCGCACCTCGCCACAAAGTCAAGCTATAAGCCGTCAGAAAGTAACTATGCTAGAGTACTATGCATATAGACTAGATGATAGACCAGGTGATTTCAACACGCCATTGAGAGGTAAAAGATTGACACAGGCTTATGAAGTGGATGGTTATTGTTGTGTTGAAGAATTTTGTATGGCATTCTATCACAAGCCTGGATTTCAGAATAAATATAGATCATCACCATATAATGACTTGGCCAATTCTGTCTCAAGAGGTAATACATCCGGTTCTTTAGTTGGTCAAAGGATTATATTGGCATCTTCATTCACCAGAGGCCCGCGATATATGTACCAAAATTATCAAGATTCCATCGCTATATGTAGGAAATATGGCTGCCCAGATCTCTTTGTCACATTCACTTCAAATGCAGCTTGGCCTGAGATAGTAGAGGCTCTATCATCCATTCCAGGGTAA